Proteins encoded together in one Mycolicibacter minnesotensis window:
- the ctpC gene encoding manganese-exporting P-type ATPase CtpC, translating to MTRNGTVATVPTDEELAVVSDAAGRMRVRVGWVRGDSRRAVAAEEAAGRVNGVRTVHAYPRTGAVVVWYSPKRSDTAEILAAIASAATVAAELIPTRTPRSADIRNTDVLRMVIGGAALALLGLRRYAFARPPLLGPSGQLVATGATVFMGYPFLRGALRSIRSGKAGTDALVTAATVASLVLRENVVALTVLWLLNIGEYLQDLTLRRTRRAISDLLRGNQDTAWIRLTDGTEVQVPIDTVQIGDEVIIHDHVAIPVDGEVVDGDAIVDQSAITGETLPVTVATGAGVHAGSVVVRGRLVVRATAVGNETVIGRIISRVEEAQLDRAPIQTVGENFSRRFVPASFLLSAATLVLTGDVRRAMTMLLIACPCAVGLSTPTAISAAIGNGARRGILIKGGSHLEQAGRVDAIVFDKTGTLTVGRPVVTNIVAIHKDWQPEQVLAYAASSELHSRHPLAEAVIRSTEERRIIIPPHEECEVLVGLGIRTWADGRTLLLGSPNLLRSEKVRISKKAAAWVTKLRAQAETPLLLAVDGVLVGLISLRDEVRPEAREVVEELRATGIRRIVMLTGDHPETAAAVADELGITEWRAEVLPEDKLQVVRGLQDEGYVVGMVGDGVNDAPALAAADMGIAMGLAGTDVAVETADVALANDDLRRLLDVRDLGGRAVEVIRQNYGMSIAVNAIGLLIGAGGALSPVLAAILHNASSVAVVANSSRLIRYRLETEPLASAPAVP from the coding sequence ATGACACGCAACGGCACCGTGGCGACCGTGCCCACCGACGAAGAGCTGGCCGTCGTCTCCGACGCGGCCGGGCGGATGCGGGTGCGGGTCGGGTGGGTGCGCGGTGACTCGCGACGCGCCGTGGCCGCCGAGGAGGCCGCCGGACGCGTCAACGGCGTCCGCACCGTGCACGCCTATCCCCGCACCGGCGCTGTCGTGGTCTGGTACTCACCGAAGCGCAGCGACACCGCGGAGATCCTCGCGGCGATCGCCTCCGCGGCCACCGTCGCCGCCGAACTGATCCCGACTCGCACTCCCCGCTCGGCCGACATCCGCAACACCGACGTGCTGCGCATGGTGATCGGCGGCGCCGCACTGGCACTGCTGGGTCTGCGCCGCTACGCCTTTGCCAGACCGCCCCTGCTGGGACCCAGCGGCCAGCTCGTCGCCACCGGTGCCACAGTGTTCATGGGCTACCCCTTCCTGAGGGGTGCGCTGCGCTCGATCCGGTCCGGCAAAGCCGGAACCGACGCGCTGGTGACCGCTGCGACGGTGGCCAGCCTCGTACTGCGTGAGAACGTGGTGGCCCTCACCGTGCTGTGGTTGCTCAATATCGGTGAGTACCTGCAGGATCTGACGCTGCGCCGCACCCGCCGCGCCATCTCCGACCTGCTTCGGGGCAACCAGGACACGGCCTGGATCCGGCTGACCGACGGTACCGAAGTACAGGTGCCCATCGACACGGTGCAGATCGGCGACGAGGTGATCATCCACGACCACGTTGCGATCCCGGTCGACGGCGAAGTCGTCGACGGCGATGCGATCGTGGACCAGTCCGCGATCACCGGCGAGACTCTGCCGGTCACCGTGGCCACCGGCGCGGGCGTGCACGCCGGTTCCGTGGTGGTACGCGGCCGACTCGTGGTGCGGGCGACCGCGGTGGGCAATGAGACCGTGATCGGCCGGATCATCAGCCGCGTGGAGGAGGCCCAGCTCGACCGCGCCCCGATCCAGACCGTCGGCGAGAACTTCTCCCGGCGCTTCGTTCCGGCTTCGTTCCTTCTGTCGGCGGCCACCCTGGTGCTTACCGGCGATGTCCGCCGCGCGATGACGATGCTGCTGATCGCCTGCCCCTGCGCGGTGGGCCTGTCCACACCGACCGCGATCAGCGCCGCGATCGGCAATGGTGCTCGCCGCGGAATCCTGATCAAAGGTGGATCGCATCTGGAGCAGGCCGGCCGGGTCGACGCGATCGTCTTCGACAAGACCGGAACATTGACGGTGGGCCGCCCAGTGGTGACCAACATCGTTGCTATACATAAAGATTGGCAACCCGAGCAGGTGCTCGCCTACGCGGCCAGCTCAGAATTGCATTCGCGGCACCCGCTGGCCGAGGCGGTGATCCGATCCACCGAAGAACGCCGCATCATCATCCCGCCGCATGAGGAGTGCGAGGTCCTGGTCGGTCTGGGCATCCGCACCTGGGCCGATGGCCGCACATTGCTGCTGGGCAGCCCGAACCTGCTGCGCTCGGAGAAGGTCCGCATCTCGAAGAAGGCGGCGGCCTGGGTCACCAAGCTGCGCGCGCAAGCCGAGACCCCGCTACTACTGGCGGTGGACGGCGTGCTGGTCGGTTTGATCAGCCTGCGCGACGAAGTCCGCCCGGAGGCTCGTGAGGTGGTCGAGGAGCTGCGCGCCACGGGAATTCGCCGGATCGTCATGCTCACCGGCGACCACCCCGAGACCGCGGCGGCAGTGGCAGACGAACTCGGCATCACCGAATGGCGCGCCGAGGTGCTGCCCGAGGACAAGCTGCAGGTGGTCCGCGGGCTGCAGGACGAGGGCTATGTGGTGGGCATGGTCGGCGACGGTGTCAACGACGCGCCGGCGTTGGCAGCCGCTGACATGGGCATCGCGATGGGCCTGGCCGGCACGGATGTGGCGGTCGAGACCGCCGATGTCGCACTGGCCAACGACGATCTGCGCCGGCTGCTCGATGTCCGGGATCTGGGCGGCCGGGCCGTCGAGGTGATCCGGCAGAACTACGGAATGTCGATCGCGGTCAATGCGATCGGCCTGCTGATCGGTGCCGGCGGTGCGCTGTCACCGGTGCTGGCGGCGATCCTGCACAACGCGTCGTCGGTGGCCGTCGTGGCCAACAGCTCGCGATTGATTCGCTACCGGCTCGAGACAGAACCGTTGGCGTCTGCCCCCGCGGTGCCGTAA
- a CDS encoding DUF1490 family protein, with protein sequence MAVQGLLAKAASTVFTGLVGVSAYEVARRALAKAPLHEAAVTATEWSLRGTRRAEEAAESARLKVADVVAEARERIGEEATPPAAAVAHDHDH encoded by the coding sequence ATGGCAGTGCAGGGATTGTTGGCTAAAGCGGCATCGACGGTGTTCACCGGTCTGGTCGGAGTGAGCGCGTACGAAGTGGCCCGCCGGGCACTGGCGAAGGCTCCGCTGCACGAGGCAGCGGTCACCGCCACCGAGTGGAGTCTGCGGGGAACCCGCCGGGCTGAAGAAGCGGCCGAGTCCGCCCGACTGAAGGTGGCCGACGTGGTCGCCGAGGCTCGTGAGCGCATCGGCGAAGAGGCGACCCCGCCGGCCGCGGCCGTCGCGCACGACCACGACCACTGA
- a CDS encoding NUDIX hydrolase codes for MSLHDSAVAALRSWTAPDSAQDSLRHAVLAFLDARSDACLRECVPGHITASTLVLDHTGGQALLTLHPRVGRWLQLGGHCEDTDADITAAALREATEESGIAGLRLDPQLAAVHVHPVTCSLGVPTRHLDLQFVAHAPADAQIGISEESLALRWWPVDALPPDADDALAHLVAQAVG; via the coding sequence ATGAGTCTGCACGACTCCGCTGTTGCGGCACTGAGGTCCTGGACCGCACCGGATTCCGCGCAGGATTCGCTGCGGCACGCGGTACTGGCATTTCTGGATGCGCGCAGTGACGCATGCCTACGGGAATGCGTTCCCGGCCACATCACCGCATCGACCTTGGTGCTCGACCACACCGGCGGGCAGGCCCTGCTGACGCTGCACCCGCGGGTCGGGCGCTGGCTGCAGCTCGGCGGGCACTGTGAGGACACCGACGCCGATATCACCGCCGCCGCACTGCGCGAGGCCACCGAGGAGTCCGGTATCGCCGGCCTGCGACTGGATCCGCAGCTGGCGGCGGTTCACGTGCACCCGGTGACGTGCTCACTGGGAGTGCCGACCCGGCACCTCGACCTGCAGTTCGTGGCGCATGCGCCGGCCGACGCCCAGATCGGGATCAGCGAGGAATCGCTGGCCCTGCGCTGGTGGCCGGTCGACGCGCTGCCACCGGACGCCGACGACGCCTTGGCGCATCTGGTGGCACAAGCAGTCGGGTAG
- the rfbD gene encoding dTDP-4-dehydrorhamnose reductase — MRIVITGAGGQVGTFLAKRAADAGSDVLALTSAQCDITDPAAVDRVDLRSGDVLINCAAYTQVDAAEADAERAHAVNAAGPGHLAAACARAGARLIHISTDYVFDGDFGGAPPRPYEPGDATRPLSVYGRTKLAGESAVLAAAPDALVVRTAWVYTGGPGGSDFVAVMRKKAAGDGDVEMVDDQVGSPTYVGDLVDALLALAAAPPRARVVHAANAGAASRYEQARAVFAAVGADPDRVRPVSSAAHPRAAARPAYSALSGAESARAGLQPLRQWSDALSAALAR, encoded by the coding sequence ATGCGGATCGTGATCACCGGCGCCGGCGGCCAAGTCGGCACTTTCCTGGCCAAACGCGCTGCCGACGCAGGTAGCGACGTGTTGGCACTGACTTCGGCGCAATGCGATATCACCGATCCCGCCGCGGTGGACCGCGTCGACCTGCGGTCCGGTGACGTGCTGATCAACTGCGCGGCCTACACCCAGGTGGACGCGGCCGAGGCCGATGCCGAGCGCGCCCATGCCGTCAATGCGGCCGGACCGGGGCACTTGGCGGCCGCGTGTGCACGTGCCGGTGCGCGGCTGATCCACATCTCCACCGACTACGTCTTCGACGGCGACTTCGGTGGGGCCCCGCCACGACCGTACGAACCGGGTGATGCCACCCGGCCGTTGTCGGTGTACGGGCGCACGAAACTGGCCGGGGAGAGCGCCGTGCTGGCAGCCGCACCGGATGCTCTTGTCGTGCGCACCGCCTGGGTCTACACCGGCGGCCCCGGCGGCTCCGACTTCGTCGCGGTGATGCGCAAAAAGGCCGCTGGTGACGGCGACGTGGAGATGGTCGACGACCAGGTCGGGTCCCCGACCTACGTCGGCGACCTCGTGGATGCGCTGCTGGCGCTGGCGGCCGCACCGCCACGTGCCCGGGTGGTGCATGCGGCCAACGCCGGGGCCGCGAGTCGGTATGAACAAGCCCGGGCGGTCTTCGCCGCGGTCGGTGCCGATCCGGACCGGGTCCGCCCGGTCAGCAGCGCTGCGCATCCCCGCGCGGCTGCCCGGCCCGCCTACTCCGCCCTGTCGGGAGCCGAATCGGCGCGGGCCGGCCTGCAACCGCTGCGCCAGTGGAGCGATGCACTGTCCGCGGCATTGGCCAGATAA
- a CDS encoding LCP family protein has protein sequence MPAQRVIRVIATVAAVAIVLGTGVAWSQVRSFEDGIFHVSSLALGDGGSDGAVDILLVGMDSRTDAHGNPLTPEELAALRVGDDEATNTDTIILVRIPNNGKSATAISIPRDSYVAAPGLDKTKINGVYGATRLETADALVESGMDPVQAQARGTEAGREALIQTVANLTGVTVDHYAEIGLLGFALITDALGGVDVCLKEPVYEELSGADFPAGWQRLGGAQALSFVRQRHELPHGDLDRVRRQQTVMASLAHQVISGKTLSSPGTLSRLQAAVQRSVVLSAGWDVIDFVTKAQDLAAGKVAFATIPVLEEAGWSDDGMQSVVRVDPNQVADWVAGLLHDQDEGKTELLAYSPEETTASVLNDTDINGLASAVSGVLNAKGFGTGAVGNNETGHVPTSQVQAASAEDPGARAVARDLGGLPVVANESVPSGTVRVVLANDYTGPGSGLGTGDRTEAAGISSFDDDDAPQIPVASPILTAGSNDPQCVN, from the coding sequence ATGCCTGCGCAACGTGTGATTCGTGTGATCGCCACGGTGGCAGCCGTCGCCATCGTCCTGGGCACCGGGGTCGCCTGGAGCCAAGTCCGGTCATTCGAAGACGGCATCTTCCATGTCTCGTCGCTGGCGCTGGGCGACGGCGGGTCCGACGGCGCGGTCGACATCCTGCTGGTCGGGATGGACAGTCGCACCGACGCGCATGGAAATCCGCTGACCCCCGAAGAGCTGGCCGCACTACGCGTCGGGGACGACGAAGCCACCAACACCGACACCATCATCTTGGTCCGGATCCCCAACAACGGTAAGTCCGCCACCGCGATCTCGATCCCCCGCGACTCCTACGTGGCGGCACCCGGGCTGGACAAGACCAAGATCAACGGCGTGTACGGGGCCACGCGGCTCGAGACTGCCGACGCGCTCGTCGAATCCGGGATGGATCCGGTGCAGGCGCAGGCCCGCGGCACCGAGGCAGGACGCGAGGCCCTGATCCAGACGGTCGCCAATCTGACCGGAGTCACCGTCGATCACTACGCCGAGATCGGGCTGCTCGGGTTCGCGCTGATCACCGATGCCCTCGGCGGCGTCGACGTCTGCCTCAAGGAACCGGTCTATGAAGAGCTCTCCGGCGCGGACTTCCCCGCCGGCTGGCAACGGCTCGGCGGCGCCCAGGCCCTCAGCTTCGTCCGGCAGCGCCATGAACTCCCCCACGGCGACCTGGACCGAGTCCGGCGCCAGCAGACGGTCATGGCGTCGCTGGCGCACCAGGTCATCTCCGGCAAGACACTGTCAAGCCCGGGCACCCTGTCACGACTGCAGGCGGCCGTACAGCGTTCGGTGGTGCTCTCTGCCGGCTGGGACGTGATCGACTTCGTCACCAAGGCCCAAGACCTGGCGGCGGGCAAGGTGGCTTTCGCCACGATCCCGGTGCTCGAGGAGGCTGGGTGGAGCGACGACGGCATGCAGAGCGTGGTGCGTGTCGACCCCAACCAAGTGGCCGACTGGGTGGCCGGTCTGCTGCACGATCAGGACGAGGGCAAGACCGAGCTGCTGGCCTACAGCCCGGAGGAAACCACCGCCAGCGTGCTCAACGACACCGACATCAACGGCCTGGCCTCGGCGGTCTCCGGGGTACTCAACGCCAAGGGGTTCGGGACCGGGGCTGTCGGCAACAACGAAACCGGTCATGTGCCCACCAGTCAGGTGCAGGCTGCCTCGGCCGAGGACCCCGGCGCGCGGGCGGTGGCCAGGGATCTGGGCGGACTGCCGGTGGTGGCCAACGAGTCCGTTCCGAGCGGCACGGTGCGCGTCGTGCTGGCCAATGACTACACCGGGCCCGGATCGGGCCTAGGCACCGGCGACCGCACCGAGGCGGCCGGTATCTCCAGCTTCGATGACGACGACGCACCTCAAATCCCGGTTGCGTCACCGATTCTGACCGCAGGTTCCAACGACCCGCAGTGCGTGAACTAA
- a CDS encoding serine/threonine-protein kinase PknD yields MNKPEPGSRTGSRFGPYQLGRLLGHDAVGDLYRAEDTRHDEMVALNLISEVLSADAAFRGRLEDEAEAAGQLTEPHVVPIRAYGEIDGVLYLETGLLDGADLATVLADSGPLSPPRAVAIVRQIAAALDAAHNAYVVHRDVKPANVLVTGDDLAYLMDFGVAAALAEPGARAKPSAGTLAYMAPERLSGEQVTHLADIYSLACVLAETLSGVPPFAAETVDEAIEERRTAELPQPSRLRPGRVPAAIDAVLARGLARKPEERYSSAGELAAAAYQALTEPERHQVSRILRRGEPALHLPGGLEPEPRSEFRGGAALPAGVSRTGWTPAEAGLGGPAPAPLPMSPLLRGDLQAPTPIIPTPSRRWRRPSKPVLVAAAAVAVVTVVAGIGHLVSQPSSATPVAAPPQDVLPFTNLEYRLSPGGVAVDGDGNVYVASEGMHGRVVRLAADSAASTVMPFSDQYQPRGLVVDSIGNVYFSDVNSRVIKLGAESDTHTVLPFAGLDDPDGVAVDSEGNVYVADRGNDVVLRLDAVSNIQTTVPFIGLNKPDGVAVDSAGNVYVTDTGNNRVLKLVVASGEQVVLPFAGIVAPWGIAVDEAGDVYVTEHNRNKVVKLAAGAAIPVVLPFTGLNAPLDVAVDKHGGVYVADRGNDRVVKVDTDS; encoded by the coding sequence GTGAACAAGCCCGAACCGGGTTCGCGGACCGGATCGCGATTCGGCCCGTACCAATTGGGGCGGTTGCTCGGCCACGATGCCGTGGGCGACCTCTACCGGGCCGAGGACACTCGCCATGACGAGATGGTGGCGCTCAACCTGATCTCCGAGGTGCTCTCGGCCGACGCGGCGTTCCGCGGCCGGCTGGAAGACGAAGCCGAGGCTGCCGGTCAGCTCACCGAACCCCATGTGGTGCCGATCCGTGCCTACGGCGAGATCGACGGTGTGCTGTATCTGGAGACCGGTCTGCTCGACGGCGCCGACCTGGCGACGGTGTTGGCGGATTCCGGTCCGCTGAGCCCGCCACGTGCGGTGGCCATCGTGCGCCAGATCGCCGCCGCGCTGGACGCGGCACATAACGCCTATGTGGTGCACCGCGACGTCAAACCCGCCAACGTCCTTGTCACCGGGGACGATCTGGCCTACCTCATGGATTTCGGGGTGGCCGCGGCGCTCGCCGAACCCGGTGCGAGGGCCAAGCCCTCTGCAGGAACTCTCGCCTACATGGCGCCCGAGCGTCTCTCCGGGGAGCAGGTCACGCACCTCGCCGACATCTATTCGCTGGCCTGTGTGTTGGCCGAGACGCTCAGCGGGGTGCCCCCATTCGCCGCCGAGACAGTTGACGAGGCGATCGAGGAACGCCGCACGGCGGAGCTCCCGCAGCCGAGCAGGCTCCGTCCCGGGCGAGTTCCGGCGGCCATCGACGCCGTGCTGGCACGCGGGCTGGCGCGGAAACCCGAGGAGCGCTACAGCAGCGCCGGTGAGCTGGCGGCCGCGGCCTACCAGGCGCTGACGGAGCCCGAACGCCACCAGGTCTCCCGCATTCTGCGGCGCGGCGAGCCGGCACTGCACCTGCCCGGCGGCCTGGAGCCTGAACCCCGATCCGAGTTCCGCGGCGGCGCTGCGCTGCCGGCAGGTGTCAGCCGAACGGGATGGACGCCGGCGGAAGCCGGTCTTGGTGGCCCGGCCCCGGCACCGTTGCCCATGTCGCCCCTGCTGCGCGGCGACCTGCAGGCGCCTACCCCGATCATCCCCACCCCGTCCCGGCGCTGGCGGCGTCCCAGCAAACCGGTGCTGGTGGCCGCCGCTGCGGTTGCAGTGGTCACGGTCGTCGCCGGCATCGGGCATCTGGTGTCGCAGCCCTCGTCGGCGACGCCCGTCGCCGCGCCACCCCAGGATGTGCTGCCCTTCACCAACCTGGAGTACCGACTCTCACCCGGTGGGGTGGCGGTGGACGGCGATGGCAACGTCTACGTCGCCAGCGAGGGCATGCACGGGCGGGTGGTGCGCTTGGCCGCCGACTCGGCCGCTTCGACGGTGATGCCGTTCAGTGACCAGTACCAGCCGCGCGGCCTGGTGGTGGACAGCATCGGCAACGTGTACTTCTCCGATGTCAACAGCCGAGTGATCAAACTCGGCGCAGAGTCGGACACCCACACGGTGCTGCCGTTCGCCGGCCTGGACGACCCCGACGGTGTCGCGGTGGACTCCGAGGGCAACGTCTACGTCGCCGACCGCGGCAACGATGTGGTGTTGCGGCTGGACGCCGTCTCCAATATCCAGACCACGGTGCCGTTCATCGGCCTCAACAAGCCCGACGGGGTGGCGGTCGACTCCGCCGGCAACGTCTACGTCACCGACACCGGCAATAACAGGGTGCTCAAACTAGTGGTTGCCTCGGGCGAACAGGTGGTGTTGCCCTTCGCCGGGATCGTCGCCCCATGGGGTATCGCGGTCGACGAGGCCGGTGACGTCTACGTCACCGAACACAACCGCAACAAGGTGGTGAAACTGGCGGCCGGGGCCGCGATCCCGGTGGTGCTCCCGTTCACCGGTCTCAACGCTCCGTTGGACGTGGCGGTCGACAAGCATGGCGGTGTCTACGTCGCCGACCGCGGTAATGACCGGGTGGTCAAGGTGGACACCGACAGTTAG
- a CDS encoding cation transporter, protein MVRDEGWRRAAIWARRLAWVSLVLVSVEGVVGLWQGLAAGSIALTGWALGAIPEALAGAVVIWRFTGARTLSETAERRAQIGVAISFWINAPYIAAESVHHFFGDQHSEGTAIGIAVTAAAALVMPILGRAQRRLGTRLGSAATVGEGVQNYLCAIQAAAVLVGLTLATQWAGGWWLDPLIGLGVAGVSVWQGFRSWRGEGCGC, encoded by the coding sequence GTGGTCCGCGACGAGGGCTGGCGCCGGGCGGCGATCTGGGCCCGTCGGCTCGCCTGGGTGAGTCTGGTGCTGGTCTCGGTGGAAGGCGTGGTGGGCCTGTGGCAGGGTCTGGCAGCCGGGTCGATCGCTCTGACCGGTTGGGCCCTGGGTGCTATTCCCGAGGCGCTGGCCGGGGCGGTGGTGATCTGGCGTTTCACCGGTGCTCGTACCCTCTCCGAGACCGCCGAGCGGCGTGCCCAGATCGGGGTGGCGATCTCGTTCTGGATCAACGCCCCCTACATCGCCGCGGAGTCGGTACATCACTTCTTCGGCGACCAGCACAGTGAGGGCACCGCCATCGGTATCGCGGTGACGGCCGCCGCCGCTCTGGTGATGCCGATTCTGGGCCGTGCCCAGCGGCGGCTCGGCACCCGATTGGGCTCGGCGGCGACCGTCGGTGAGGGCGTGCAGAACTACTTGTGTGCGATCCAGGCCGCCGCAGTGTTGGTCGGGCTCACGCTGGCCACGCAGTGGGCCGGTGGTTGGTGGCTGGACCCGCTGATCGGTCTGGGGGTGGCCGGCGTCTCGGTGTGGCAGGGCTTCCGCTCCTGGCGCGGTGAGGGCTGCGGCTGCTGA
- a CDS encoding TIGR03089 family protein, protein MGPRITYYDDATGERIELSAATLANWAAKTGNLLRDELGAGPGSRIAVLLPAHWQTAAVLFGVWWIGAEVLLAAPDGDADVALCTADRLDQADAAVAETGGEVVVLSLDAFGRPAPDLPVGVTDYATSVRVHGDQIVAERHPGPALTGSSVDDVLGQSRSVAAAAALTPSDRVWSTQGWDTPAELIEHLLAVFAVGASLVQVANPDPDLQERRRASEKVTRILA, encoded by the coding sequence ATGGGGCCACGAATCACCTACTACGACGACGCGACCGGGGAACGTATCGAGTTGTCCGCGGCGACGTTGGCGAATTGGGCCGCCAAGACCGGCAACCTGCTGCGCGACGAACTCGGCGCCGGCCCGGGCAGCCGCATCGCGGTGTTGTTGCCGGCGCACTGGCAGACCGCGGCGGTGCTGTTCGGCGTGTGGTGGATCGGCGCCGAAGTGCTGCTGGCCGCACCGGACGGCGATGCCGACGTCGCGCTGTGCACGGCCGACCGTCTCGATCAGGCCGACGCGGCGGTGGCCGAGACCGGCGGCGAGGTGGTGGTGCTGTCGCTGGACGCGTTCGGCCGGCCCGCTCCGGACCTGCCGGTGGGCGTCACCGACTACGCGACATCGGTGCGCGTGCACGGCGACCAGATCGTCGCCGAACGGCACCCCGGCCCGGCCCTGACGGGATCCTCCGTCGACGACGTGCTGGGGCAATCCCGGAGTGTCGCGGCGGCAGCGGCGCTGACACCGTCGGACCGGGTGTGGTCCACCCAGGGCTGGGACACCCCGGCTGAGCTGATCGAGCACTTGCTGGCGGTGTTCGCCGTGGGCGCGTCCCTGGTACAGGTCGCCAACCCCGATCCCGACCTGCAGGAGCGCCGTCGGGCCAGCGAGAAGGTCACCCGAATCCTGGCCTGA
- the manB gene encoding mannose-1-phosphate guanylyltransferase — translation MTLSEVDAVVLVGGKGTRLRPLTLSAPKPMLPTAGLPFLTHLLSRIAAAGIEHVILSTSYKPEVFAQEFGDGSALGLQIDYVTEEEPLGTGGGIANVAGKLRHDTAMVFNGDVLSGADLTELYDYHREQAAEATLHLVRVGDPRAFGCVPTRDGRVTAFLEKTEDPPTDQINAGCYVLSRRVIEAIPRGRPVSVEREVFPVLLSDGVKVCGYVDTSYWRDMGTPEDFVRGSADLVRGIAPSPALTGQRGEALVHDGASVAPGAVLIGGTVVGRGAEIGPGARLDGAVIFDGVKVEAGCVIERSIIGFGARIGPRALIRDGVIGDGADIGARCELLRGARVWPGVSIPDCGIRYSSDV, via the coding sequence GTGACACTGAGCGAAGTCGACGCGGTCGTCCTCGTCGGCGGCAAGGGCACTCGGCTGCGTCCACTGACGCTGTCGGCGCCCAAGCCGATGCTGCCGACCGCGGGTCTGCCGTTCCTGACGCACCTGCTGTCGCGGATCGCCGCCGCCGGTATCGAGCACGTCATCCTCAGCACGTCCTACAAACCGGAGGTGTTCGCGCAGGAATTCGGTGACGGGTCCGCGCTGGGCCTGCAGATCGACTACGTGACCGAAGAGGAGCCACTGGGCACCGGCGGCGGCATCGCCAACGTCGCCGGAAAGCTGCGCCACGACACCGCGATGGTGTTCAACGGCGACGTCTTGTCCGGAGCGGACTTGACCGAGTTGTACGACTACCACCGCGAGCAGGCCGCTGAGGCCACTCTGCATCTGGTGCGCGTCGGCGACCCGCGGGCTTTCGGTTGTGTCCCCACCCGCGACGGTCGGGTCACCGCATTCCTGGAGAAGACCGAGGACCCGCCGACGGACCAGATCAACGCCGGCTGTTATGTGTTGTCCCGCAGAGTGATCGAAGCTATTCCGCGCGGACGGCCGGTCTCGGTGGAACGCGAGGTGTTCCCGGTCCTGCTGTCTGACGGTGTCAAGGTCTGCGGATACGTCGACACCAGCTACTGGCGCGACATGGGCACTCCGGAGGACTTCGTGCGCGGTTCGGCGGACCTGGTGCGCGGCATCGCGCCGTCGCCGGCGCTGACTGGCCAACGGGGTGAGGCACTGGTGCACGACGGTGCTTCGGTGGCGCCGGGTGCGGTGCTGATCGGCGGGACCGTGGTCGGTCGGGGCGCGGAGATCGGCCCGGGGGCTCGGCTCGACGGCGCGGTGATCTTCGACGGGGTGAAGGTCGAGGCCGGTTGCGTGATCGAACGCTCGATCATCGGATTCGGCGCGCGGATCGGTCCACGGGCGCTGATCCGGGACGGGGTGATCGGCGACGGCGCCGACATCGGGGCCCGCTGCGAGCTACTGCGCGGTGCCCGGGTGTGGCCCGGGGTGTCGATTCCCGACTGCGGGATCCGCTACTCCAGCGACGTTTGA
- a CDS encoding glycosyltransferase family 2 protein — protein sequence MSEALPVVTVTYSPGRHLDRFLASLPMATDRPVRVVIADNGSTDGAPEEAVQRYPHVHLLRTGANLGYGGAVNAGVAQLDAEDGERSEFLIVANPDVQWGPGSIDALLDAAARWPKAATLGPLIREPDGSVYPSARHLPSLIRGGMHAVVGPVWPNNPWTRAYRQERLEPSERPVGWLSGACLLVRRAAFDAIGGFDERYFLYMEDVDLGDRLDKAGWLNVYVPSAEVLHQKGHATGKDPARNLAAHHRSTYTYLADRHTGWSRAPLRWSMRGALAVRSHLAVRNARRKLTKGQS from the coding sequence GTGAGTGAGGCGCTACCGGTGGTGACGGTGACCTATTCGCCGGGACGACATCTCGATCGCTTCCTGGCATCGCTGCCAATGGCGACCGATCGCCCGGTTCGCGTGGTGATTGCCGACAACGGATCGACCGATGGTGCGCCGGAGGAGGCCGTGCAGCGGTATCCCCACGTGCACCTGCTGCGTACCGGGGCCAACCTGGGTTACGGCGGAGCGGTCAATGCCGGCGTGGCGCAACTGGACGCCGAGGACGGCGAACGCAGCGAATTTCTCATCGTGGCCAACCCCGACGTTCAGTGGGGCCCGGGCAGCATCGATGCCCTGCTGGATGCGGCCGCCCGTTGGCCGAAAGCGGCGACGCTGGGTCCGCTCATCCGGGAGCCGGACGGCTCGGTATACCCCTCAGCCCGCCATCTGCCCAGCCTGATCCGTGGCGGTATGCACGCCGTGGTCGGCCCGGTGTGGCCCAACAACCCGTGGACCCGCGCCTATCGACAGGAACGGCTGGAGCCCAGCGAGCGCCCGGTGGGTTGGCTCTCGGGGGCCTGCCTGCTGGTGCGCCGGGCGGCGTTCGACGCGATCGGCGGCTTCGACGAGCGCTACTTCCTCTATATGGAAGACGTCGACCTGGGGGACCGGCTGGACAAGGCCGGCTGGCTCAACGTCTACGTGCCCTCCGCCGAGGTGTTGCACCAGAAGGGGCATGCCACCGGCAAGGACCCGGCGCGCAACCTGGCGGCACACCACCGCAGCACCTACACCTACCTGGCCGACCGGCACACCGGCTGGTCGCGTGCCCCGTTGCGCTGGAGCATGCGGGGCGCGCTGGCGGTGCGCTCACACCTGGCGGTGCGCAATGCTCGCCGCAAACTGACGAAGGGGCAATCGTGA